TCGGCGGGTGCTGTCGTCAGGTGTTGGGACGCGCGGCGCTGATGTCGCCCAGCGCCGAGTCCGGGTCGCGCTCCATGGCCATGTCGCCCAGGGACACGATGCCCACGGGGTGGCCGTGGTCGACGACCGGGATACGGCGCACGGAGTGCTCGCGCATCAGCTCCACCGCATGGTCCAGGTCGTCGTCGGGGCCGACGGTGACCAGGTCGTCACTGCACGCGGCGGCCACGGTGGTCTGCTCCGGGTCACCGCCCTGACTGATCGACCGGACCACCAGGTCACGGTCGGTGACCACACCGCGCAGATCGTCGCCGTCCGTCACCAGGACGACGCCGAGGTCCTCGTCGCGCATGATGCGGGCCACCTCGGCGACGGAGGTCTGCGGCTCGACCGTGGCCGGATCGCTGGTCATGATGTCGCGGACATGCTGAGCCATGACGTGCCTCTTCCTTCGGCTCGTTGCGGGTTCTCCGTCTTGCGCTGCCCGGGTACCCGGCGAACCCGCCCGGTCACCAGGTGATCGTGGGGCGGTTTTCACCGCCCACCACCAGCTCCGCCCACACCTGCTTCCCCCCGCTGACCGGCAGCGTCCCCCACGTCGCCGACAGGGCCTCGACGAGGAGGATGCCCCGGCCGCCCGTGGCCTCCCAGCCGATGCTGGCCGGCCGGACCGGGCTGCGCGGTGAGGCGTCGGCGACGGCGACGCGCAGGCGGTCGTTGATGAGCGTGAGGTCCATCCGGACCCGGCCGTCGGTGTGGACGAGGGCGTTGGTGACGAGTTCGGAGACGACGAGGAGGGCTGCGTCGACGTCCTCGGTGACGCCCCAGGAACGCAGGGTGCGCCGGGCGAAGCGGCGGGCGTGCCCGACCGCCTGCGGGACGCGCCACACCGTCCAGCTCTCGCGCAGCGGGCGCAGGTCCATGCCGTCGTAGCGCAAGAGGAGCAGGGCGACGTCGTCGCTGCGCGGGGCGTCGCCGAGGAGGGCGTCGGCGACGAGCCCCAGGTCGGCGGGGGCGGCTTCGGCCAGCCGGCCGGCGAGGCGGTCCATGCCCTCGTCGATGTCGGTCTCGGGCGTCTCGACGAGCCCGTCCGTGGCCAGGGCGATCACCGTACCGGCCGGCAGCCGGAGCGGGCTCATGGGGAAGTCGGCCTGGATGACCACCCCGAGGGGCGGGCCGCCCTCGGCCTCC
This region of Streptomyces caelestis genomic DNA includes:
- a CDS encoding CBS domain-containing protein — protein: MAQHVRDIMTSDPATVEPQTSVAEVARIMRDEDLGVVLVTDGDDLRGVVTDRDLVVRSISQGGDPEQTTVAAACSDDLVTVGPDDDLDHAVELMREHSVRRIPVVDHGHPVGIVSLGDMAMERDPDSALGDISAARPNT